In the Colletotrichum lupini chromosome 1, complete sequence genome, one interval contains:
- a CDS encoding glycerol kinase — translation MHPQILSRVLKTPQSLPRIPPFLGPVVSGTSEPADKFFSPSPRTRARPLRPWTAHRRCIHGRRGESDAGENGIVSTGYYTCKTVRRTPQQQQRELRARPKPLNSSSNQRPTPASDIMPSAGAKLQLGPPLLQHMSVRNLSSQRRATQTTKTTLGNNATAEANNGNGVRAAGIDARASQDEQYTKNTSSQSKSQSPAVRTTTTNTTNQPPRGTAYLARHSGGTDNTMAETRETKRPRVAADPAEHLPAGITETQEELKEHWFVGSIDQGTTSTRFLIFNGLGDPVASHQIEFENHYPHSGWQEHDPLELLSSVEECVEKAMAQFAEQGYSAANIRGVGITNQRETTVLWDVRTGEPLHHAVVWPDTRTTSLVRELRARPGADALQDLCGLPLSTYPSSVKLRWLLDNVPSVREAYDAGHLAFGTVDSWLIYRLNGGADKGDDAIHVTDSTNASRTMFMNLRTLKYDDTLLSFFGIDQSKIHLPKIVPSSDPTAFGSFARGVLKGVPIAGCLGDQSSALVGQCGFSPGQAKNTYGTGCFLLYNVGEEPVISKSGLLATVAYDFGKGRKPVYALEGSIAVAGSGVKFLVKNLSFVEDSSRISELAETVPDNGGVVFVTAFSGLFAPYWIDDAKGTLFGITAHTQKGHIARATLEATCYQTKAILDAMANDSGHALENLAVDGGLSNSDLCMQSQADISGIRVDRPAMRETTALGAAIAAGLALGVWDELEDLKHVNQNGRKIFTPALDRETSQKMFKKWEQAVEMSRGWVRDNAE, via the exons ATGCATCCCCAAATCCTCTCACGCGTCCTTAAAACCCCCCAATCACTCCCCAGGATTCCCCCCTTTCTGGGTCCCGTCGTCTCCGGTACCAGCGAGCCGGCAGACAAGTTCTTCAGCCCGAGTCCGAGGACGAGGGCGAGGCCATTGAGACCATGGACGGCCCATAGACGTTGTATACACGGCCGCAGAGGTGAAAGCGACGCTGGCGAGAATGGTATAGTCAGTACGGGATATTACACGTGCAAAACGGTTCGTCGCacgccgcagcagcagcagcgggaGCTTCGCGCGAGGCCCAAACCCCTCAATTCTTCCTCCAATCAGCGCCCCACGCCCGCTTCTGACATCATGCCGAGCGCCGGCGCGAAGCTCCAGCTGGGGCCGCCGCTGCTGCAGCACATGTCCGTCCGAAATTTGTCGTCGCAGCGGCGGGCAACACAGACGACAAAGACGACCCTGGGAAATAATGCCACGGCAGAGGCTAACAACGGCAACGGTGTTCGTGCGGCTGGAATAGACGCAAGAGCTTCACAAGACGAACAGTACACCAAGAACACCTCGTCTCAGTCAAAGTCTCAGTCCCCCGCCGTTCGTACTACCACCACCAATACCACCAACCAGCCTCCTCGTGGGACGGCATATTTAGCTAGACA CAGCGGCGGCACCGACAACACAATGGCCGAGACGAGAGAAACCAAGCGCCCGCGCGTGGCCGCAGACCCGGCCGAACACCTCCCAGCCGGCATCACAGAGACCCAAGAAGAACTCAAAGAACATTGGTTCGTAGGCAGCATAGATCAAGGCACGACCTCGACTCGCTTCCTCATCTTCAACGGCCTCGGTGACCCTGTGGCAAGCCACCAGATCGAGTTTGAGAACCACTACCCGCACTCGGGCTGGCAGGAGCACGACCCCCTCGAGCTCCTCTCCTCCGTCGAAGAATGCGTTGAAAAGGCAATGGCCCAGTTCGCTGAACAAGGCTACTCCGCTGCCAACATCCGTGGCGTCGGCATCACCAACCAGCGCGAGACCACCGTCCTCTGGGACGTCCGCACCGGCGAACCCCTCCACCACGCCGTTGTCTGGCCCGACACCCGTACCACCTCCCTCGTCCGCGAGCTCCGCGCCCGCCCCGGCGCAGACGCTCTCCAGGACCTGTGCGGTCTGCCCCTGTCCACCTATCCTTCCTCCGTCAAGCTCCGCTGGCTCCTCGACAACGTCCCCTCCGTCCGCGAAGCCTACGATGCGGGCCACCTCGCCTTCGGCACCGTCGACTCCTGGCTCATCTACCGCCTCAATGGCGGCGCAGACAAGGGCGACGACGCGATCCACGTCACCGACTCGACGAACGCCAGCCGCACAATGTTCATGAACCTCCGCACCCTCAAGTACGACGACACCCTCCTCTCCTTCTTCGGCATCGACCAATCCAAGATCCACCTCCCCAAGATCGTCCCCTCCTCCGACCCGACCGCCTTCGGCTCCTTTGCTCGCGGCGTTCTCAAGGGCGTGCCCATCGCGGGCTGCTTGGGCGACCAATCCTCCGCCCTCGTCGGCCAGTGCGGCTTCTCCCCGGGCCAGGCAAAGAACACGTACGGTACGGGCTGCTTCCTGTTGTATAATGTTGGCGAGGAGCCCGTCATATCCAAGTCGGGTCTGCTGGCTACCGTCGCGTACGATTTCGGCAAGGGTAGAAAGCCCGTATACGCCCTCGAGGGCAGCATCGCAGTCGCAGGCTCGGGCGTCAAGTTCCTCGTCAAGAACCTTTCTTTCGTGGAAGACTCGTCTCGCATCTCGGAGCTGGCCGAGACGGTACCTGATAACGGCGGCGTCGTCTTCGTGACGGCCTTTAGCGGCCTCTTTGCGCCATACTGGATCGACGACGCAAAGGGAACTCTGT TCGGCATCACAGCCCACACCCAAAAGGGCCACATCGCCCGCGCGACCCTCGAAGCGACATGCTACCAGACAAAGGCCATCCTCGACGCCATGGCCAACGACTCGGGCCACGCCCTCGAGAACCTCGCCGTCGACGGCGGCCTCTCCAACTCAGACCTCTGCATGCAATCCCAGGCCGACATCAGCGGCATCCGCGTCGACCGCCCCGCCATGCGCGAGACGACGGCCCTCGGGGCCGCCATCGCCGCTGGCCTCGCGCTGGGCGTCTGGGACGAGCTCGAGGACCTCAAGCACGTCAACCAGAACGGGCGTAAGATCTTTACGCCCGCGCTCGACAGGGAGACGAGCCAAAAGATGTTCAAAAAGTGGGAGCAGGCTGTCGAGATGTCTAGGGGTTGGGTGCGTGATAATGCGGAGTAG